The segment GCTCCTCCACGTGAGCGGAAGCTATGGGCTGCCGATGAGAGTGATCCTCGTATTCCTGCTGATCGGCGCGGCGGCGACGGCGATCCTCTACCGGCCCGAATGGGCCCCCCGGGAAACGCAAGCGGAGCCTGAGCTGAAGCGCGCCTGGAAATAGCTGTCGCAATACCGATGCGGCCCGTATGGCCGGCACGGTCGAACATGTCAATTCACTGAGAACCTGTAAATGGCGAAGATTGTATTCGGGATGGCAGTGCCGCACAGCGGCATGCTGGGTCAGGCACCGGAGGACTGGTTGAAAAACGGAGAGCGCGACCGCGGCAATCCGGAACTCTGGTACCGCAATCGGACCTGGACTTATCCCGAACTCGAGGCGCATCGCGAAGCGGCGTTCGAAAAGTTTCTGACGTTGGAGGAGCGTACGGCCCGTGCCGCGCGCTGCCGCGCCGCGCTCGACGCGATGGCGGCGGCCTACCGCGAGGCAAGGATCGATGTGGCGATCGTCCTGGGCAAGGACCAGAAGGAGATCTTCACGCATATGTCGCCCTCCATCGCCATCTACAGCGGCGAGGAAGTGCACAACGGGCCGCCGCAGCGCCCCGTCTACGCACCGGACCGTCACGTTACGCACCGCTGCCATCCGCGACTCGCCACCTACCTCATCGAGCACTTTCAGCGTGAAGGATTCGATCTGACCGATCTCTTCGCATGGCCGGACAACGTATGGATGAAGCCGCTTCCCGCGTATCCGGTGGTGCCTCACGCCTACAGCTTCGTCTATCACCAGATCATGAACGACGATCCGCCCCCGCACGTTCCGATCATCATGAACTGCTTCTACCCGCCCACGCAGCCGTCGATGTCGCGCTGCATCGAGTTTGGCGCGACGCTGCGCGATGCGATCGAGGCGTGGCCGGAAGACGTGCGCGTCGGCATCTTCGCCTCCGGGGGGCTGTCGCACTTCGTCAACGACGAGGAGTTCGACCGCCGCATCATGAAGATGCTCGGTGGTTACGACTACGACGGGCTGGCCGCGGTGGACAACCGTTCCTACCAGTCGGGCACCTCCGAGATCAAGCTTTACGTCAGCGTGATGAAAGTGATGGAGGACACTCGTGCCGAGATGACACTCGTCGATTACGTGCCGTGCTGGCGCACCCCTGCGGGCACCGGTGAGGGCATGGGATTCATGTACTGGAAAGCCGCCGAGTGAACGGCGCACCGATTCAAATCAACGAAGAGAGAAAGAGTATGAGCGACGTTCGCCTCAATAGCATCATTCGCGCATTCGAATCGGGAAAGCCCGCATTCGCCGCATTTTCCAAGCTCGAAAAGCAAACCGCGATCGAGATGAGCGATGCGCCCTACGACGGCATCGTGTTCGAAATGGAGCACAACCCGTATGACGTATCGGCGCTCGGCGACGCGTTGCAATACATGCTCAGCCGCAAACGGATCGCCGAATCGGGATCCATCGCGCCGGGCGTCACCCCGCTCGCGCGCATCCCGGCAAACGGCGTGGAAATGAATCAGGCCTTCGCCAAGCAGGTGCTCGATCGCGGCGCCTACGGCGTCATCTGGCCACATGTTTCGACGGTGGAGCAAGCCTATAACGCCGTGGCCTCGTGCCGCTATGCGCGGCCGAAAAACGCGCCGCTTTACGAACCCAGGGGCGTACGAGGAGATGGTCCCGCCACGGCTTCGCGCTACTGGGGCGTGAGCATGGCCGACTACTACAAGAAGGCGGACGTGTGGCCGCTGGCCGAGCAGGGCGAAATCCTCGTCGGCTTGATGTGCGAAAGCACCGAGGCGATCGACAATCTCGACGACATCCTGTCGAACGTACCCGGCATTGGTTTCATCCTGATCGGCGAGGGCGATTTGAGCCAGGAACTCGGCTACCCGCGCGAGTACGAGCATCCAGCCGTACTCGATGCGATGCGCAAGATCGTCGACACATGCCGCAAGCACGACGTCGTGGTCGGCCATCCGCATGTCACGGCCAAGAATCACAAGCGTCTGATCGAAGAAGGATACCGGCTGCTCATGTCGGCGCCGCTGCGCAGCTATGGGGTGGTCGGGATGGCGCGCGAAATGGCGGGGTACTGAATGAACGGCGCGCAAAGCCTGGTCCGAACGCTGACGGAGCAGGGGGTCGACGTCTGCTTCGCCAACCCGGGCACCTCCGAAATGCACTTTCTGCGAGCGCTCGAGAATCCGCGCATGCGTAGCGTTCTATGTCTTTTCGAGGGCGTCTGCACCGGCGCGGCGGATGGGTACTACCGGATGAAGGGCACCCCGGCGTCGACGCTGCTGCATCTAGGCCCGGGTCTCGCGAACGGTCTCGCGAATATTCACAATGCGAGGCGTGCGTCGTCGGGCATGGTGAACATCGTCGGCGAACACTCGGCGGCCCACCTCAAATACGACCCGCCGCTCATGTCAGATATCGAGGGCCTCGCGAGGCCTTTGAGCCACTGGGTGCGGCGCGTCGAGTCACCGCGGGCGGTGGCGTGGGACGCCGCGGCGGCGGTGCACAAGGCCAGCGAGTACCCGGGAAGAATCGCGACGCTGATCCTTCCCGGCGATACGTCATGGCAGGACGCGGGCGAGACGATCGCCGCGCCGCGCGCGCATCATTGGCCCATGCCGCCCGATGCGGCGCGTATCGACCACATTGCGCGCGTGCTGCGTTCGGGCGAGCCGACGCTCGTCATCCTGGCGGGCCGCGCCACGCGCGGCCGCGCGCTCGAACTCGCGGGCAAGCTCAAGGCCGCAACGGGCTGCCGTCTCGCGACACAGTTCTTCACGGCGCGCATCGAGCGCGGCGCGGGGCGAGTCGCGCTCGAGCGCATTCCCTATGCGGTCGGCCCAGCCGTGGCGTACCTGAAGGATTTCAGGCATATCGTCACGATAGAGACGACCGAGCCGATCGCCTTTTTCAGCTATCCCGACAAACCGAGCCTGCTGAAAGCACCGGGTACGAGCGTGCATGCGCTCGTCGAAGCCGGCGAAGATGGCGCGGCCGGCCTCGATCTGCTGCTCGACGCGCTCGACGCCACGACGGCGGCGCCGGTTTTGCAGCCGCGCGCGGAGGTGGGCGTTCCCACCGGCATGCTCAATCCCGCGAGCATCGCGCAGGCACTGGCGGCCGCGTTGCCGGAGGACTGTATTCTCGTCGACGAGTCGCTGACCACCGGCCGCGAGACGATGGGGCTGACCATTGGCGCGGCGCCGCACGATCTCATCAACAACATGGGTGGCTCGATCGGCTACGGCACGCCTGTGGCCACGGGGGCGGCGCTCGCGTGCCCGGAGCGGCGCGTGTTCTGCATGGTCGGCGATGGCAGCGCCATGTATACGATCCAGTCGCTGTGGACGCAGGCCCGCGAAGGACTCGACGTGACGACGATCATCTTCGCCAACAACAGCTACGCGATCCTGAAAGCCGAATACGCCAACATGGGCGCGGGCGCACCCGGTACCCGTGCACTCGACATGATCGACATCGATCGTCCGCGCATCGATTGGCTCTCGATGGCGAAAAGCATGGGCGTGCCGGCCGTGGCCGTCGATACGGCCGAGGCTTTCCATAAAGCAATGACTGATTCGGTGCGCGAGCGCGGGCCGTGCCTGATCGAAGTCAGACTTTGATTGATCTCATGCATAAGGATGGACATTCATGACAACCATGCTGAGCGGCGTGCCAACGCTGCGCACCAACCTGTCCGATTATCCGGTGACGAGGGCGATGAAAGACGGGCGGGTGGCCTCGGATATCGTCAGGCTCGACTATTGCGGGCCGACGCCCGCTCATAACGGCTTCAAGGCGATGGTGCGGGAAAACGCATTCGACGCGGGCGAACTCGCGATCGTCACGTTTTTGCAGGCCAAGGCCTACGGCAAGCCTTACGTCCTGCTGCCTGCACCGATATCGGGACGCTTCCAGCATCATTGCGCGGGCTACAACATCGACTTCGGTCATCTCGATCCGAAGGACATCGAAGGCAAGCGAGTGGGCGTGCGCACCTATACGCAAACCACTGCACTGTGGATTCGCGGAATACTGCGCCACGAATACGGCGTCGATCTGGACAAGGTGACGTGGATGACGCTTGGCGAAGGTCATCTCGCCGAGTATCGCGACCCGAACAATTGCGTGCGTCTGCCGGCGGGCTCGAATATCCCGCAGATGATGCTCGACGGGCGGCTGAGTGCCGCGTTGCTCGGCGAGGACATGCCGAAAGACCCGCGCGTGCGCACGCTCGTGCCCGATGCCCAAGCCGCGGCCAAAGACTGGTTTGCACGCGAGGGAATCGTGCCGATCAATCACATGTTCGTCGTACACGAGGACGTTTCGAAGCAGCGACCCGATATCGTTCGGGAGCTGTACCGGATGATCGTGGAAAGCCGTTCGCTTGCCGAAGGCGTGCCAGCCGCGTTTCCACCGATCGGCCTCGAGCGCAACCGCAAGGGCATACAGCTCGCGATCGATTGGGCACTCGACCAGAAGATCATTCCCCATCGCCTCTCGGTGGATGAGCTGTTCGACGATGTGACCGCCAGCCTGGACTGAACGAGGCGCAGACGACGGCATAGAAGGGACGAGCGATGGCGACACGTCGAGCGGCACCATCGAAGGCGGAGAATCCCTGGTCCGTGCTCGTGCTCCTTGCGCTCGGGCTTTTGATTTCTTTCGTCGACCGCACGAGCTTGTCCGCCGCGCTGGCGGACAAGGGCTTCATTCGCGAATTTGCGCTCACGAGCGTGGAGCGGGGCTGGCTCAACTCGGCTGTTTTCTGGTCATACGGCATCTTTCAGATGCCGATGGGCTGGCTCGTCGACCGCTACGGAGTGAAGTGGCCGTACGCCGTGTGCTTCGTCGTATGGTGTCTCGCGGCCGCAGCGACCGGGCTCGTGACGTCGATGTCCGCATTGATCGTCATGCGTTTGCTGATAGGGGTGGCCGAGGCGGTCGTCGTTCCGGCGACCTATCGCTACCTTGCGAACAACTTCGAGGAGACCCGCAAGGGCACGGCGCTCGGCATCTTCTCGATCGGGGGAAAAATGGGACCCGCGCTCGGGGCGCCCATGGCCGCGTGGATGATCGTGGCCTACTCGTGGAACGCGATGTTCGTCGTCACCGGCCTCGCAGGCCTGTTCTGGCTCGTGCCCTGGCTTCTTGTCGTGAGGAACGACTACCCGTCGAAAGACGAATTGGCCGCGGCGATGCGCCGTGCTTGCGCCGTCCCGCTCGGCAACCTGCTGTCGAGCCCGGTGGTGTGGGGCGGCCTCGTCAACAATTTCTGTTACAGCTACTTTGCGTTTTACTGCATGACGTGGATGCCCGCTTACCTTGTCGAGCAACGGGGGCTCTCGCTCCGGCAATCGGGGCTTTACACGTTTTTCAGCTTTGCCGGTATCGCCATCGTGGCCGCGGTTGCGGGATGGGCCGCGGACCGGCTGATCGCACGCGGCCAGGATGCCGTTTTCGTGCGCAAGTGCTTTATCGTCGCCGGGTTCGCGGGCGGAACGACGGTGCTGCTCGGCGCGGCGGCCCCATCGCCTGGTCTGGCCTTGTTCTGGAACGTGCTCTCGCTCTCGCTGCTGGGCCTCGTTACCGCGAACAATCTCGCGCTTTGCAAACTCACGCTGATTCCCAAACAGGCGGTGGGACTGAACACTGGCCTGCAACAGGTGGCGACGAGCCTTGCGGGCGGCGTATCGGCGAGCCTGTCGGGATGGTTGCTCCATCTGGGAGGCAGCTACGCGTGGCCGATGAGGGCAATCTTTCTGTTTCTCGTGCTCGGCGCGGCGAGCACGATCCTGCTGATGCGGCGCAAGTGGGCGCCGAAGGTCAACGACATGTCTGAGGTGCTGGGGCACGACGGCGCACCGGACGCCGTATCGGGCACTGTCGGGCCGCGCGGTGGGGTGGGCGATGAATAGCGACGCGCGGCGTATTGATCCGATCGAAAAAAATGCCAGCGAATCTGACTTTTTTATAGGGACGTGCAATCGAGCATCGCATAACCTCGGATTCGCAGAATAACAACGTACCAGGAGACACAATGAAAAAGACGGCCGCCGCGATATGCGGCGCAGCATCGGCATGCGCTTTTCATGTTGCGCATGCGCAATCGTCGGTCACGCTCTACGGCATCATCGACAATGGTATCGAATATCGCACCGCCGCTTCAGGAACGGTGGTCCGTGCCGTATCGGGCGGGCTCTTTGCGAGCCGATATGGGCTGAAAGGCAGCGAGGACATCGGCGGCGGCCTGCGAATCAACTTTCAATTGGAACAGGGCTTTTCGGGTGTGACGGGCGCGGCGGCCAATTCGGCCGAGGCCTTCAACCGGCAGGCGTGGGTTGGTATTTCGGGGAGTTTCGGCGAGGCGCGCTTCGGCTTGCAGAATACGCCGCAATACGTTTTCATGAATCCCGAGCTGGATCCGGTGGCGGTTCAAAGTCTCGGCTCGCCGATGAACAGCTTCAACAGCCTTACGATCCGCGTCAATAATGCGATTTCGTATTTCACGCCGACGCTCTACGGCCTGAGTGGACAGTTCATGGTCGCGATGCGCGATTCGACGACGAAGCCGGCAAACGGTTTTCAGTTCTACAACGCAGCACTGCGCTACGTCAACGGGCCGCTTCGTTTGGCGGCAGGCTATGAGCAAGCGGCCAATGCCGCCGGTA is part of the Trinickia caryophylli genome and harbors:
- a CDS encoding DODA-type extradiol aromatic ring-opening family dioxygenase, translating into MAKIVFGMAVPHSGMLGQAPEDWLKNGERDRGNPELWYRNRTWTYPELEAHREAAFEKFLTLEERTARAARCRAALDAMAAAYREARIDVAIVLGKDQKEIFTHMSPSIAIYSGEEVHNGPPQRPVYAPDRHVTHRCHPRLATYLIEHFQREGFDLTDLFAWPDNVWMKPLPAYPVVPHAYSFVYHQIMNDDPPPHVPIIMNCFYPPTQPSMSRCIEFGATLRDAIEAWPEDVRVGIFASGGLSHFVNDEEFDRRIMKMLGGYDYDGLAAVDNRSYQSGTSEIKLYVSVMKVMEDTRAEMTLVDYVPCWRTPAGTGEGMGFMYWKAAE
- a CDS encoding HpcH/HpaI aldolase family protein, with product MSDVRLNSIIRAFESGKPAFAAFSKLEKQTAIEMSDAPYDGIVFEMEHNPYDVSALGDALQYMLSRKRIAESGSIAPGVTPLARIPANGVEMNQAFAKQVLDRGAYGVIWPHVSTVEQAYNAVASCRYARPKNAPLYEPRGVRGDGPATASRYWGVSMADYYKKADVWPLAEQGEILVGLMCESTEAIDNLDDILSNVPGIGFILIGEGDLSQELGYPREYEHPAVLDAMRKIVDTCRKHDVVVGHPHVTAKNHKRLIEEGYRLLMSAPLRSYGVVGMAREMAGY
- a CDS encoding acetolactate synthase large subunit — protein: MNGAQSLVRTLTEQGVDVCFANPGTSEMHFLRALENPRMRSVLCLFEGVCTGAADGYYRMKGTPASTLLHLGPGLANGLANIHNARRASSGMVNIVGEHSAAHLKYDPPLMSDIEGLARPLSHWVRRVESPRAVAWDAAAAVHKASEYPGRIATLILPGDTSWQDAGETIAAPRAHHWPMPPDAARIDHIARVLRSGEPTLVILAGRATRGRALELAGKLKAATGCRLATQFFTARIERGAGRVALERIPYAVGPAVAYLKDFRHIVTIETTEPIAFFSYPDKPSLLKAPGTSVHALVEAGEDGAAGLDLLLDALDATTAAPVLQPRAEVGVPTGMLNPASIAQALAAALPEDCILVDESLTTGRETMGLTIGAAPHDLINNMGGSIGYGTPVATGAALACPERRVFCMVGDGSAMYTIQSLWTQAREGLDVTTIIFANNSYAILKAEYANMGAGAPGTRALDMIDIDRPRIDWLSMAKSMGVPAVAVDTAEAFHKAMTDSVRERGPCLIEVRL
- a CDS encoding type 2 periplasmic-binding domain-containing protein, whose protein sequence is MTTMLSGVPTLRTNLSDYPVTRAMKDGRVASDIVRLDYCGPTPAHNGFKAMVRENAFDAGELAIVTFLQAKAYGKPYVLLPAPISGRFQHHCAGYNIDFGHLDPKDIEGKRVGVRTYTQTTALWIRGILRHEYGVDLDKVTWMTLGEGHLAEYRDPNNCVRLPAGSNIPQMMLDGRLSAALLGEDMPKDPRVRTLVPDAQAAAKDWFAREGIVPINHMFVVHEDVSKQRPDIVRELYRMIVESRSLAEGVPAAFPPIGLERNRKGIQLAIDWALDQKIIPHRLSVDELFDDVTASLD
- a CDS encoding MFS transporter; protein product: MATRRAAPSKAENPWSVLVLLALGLLISFVDRTSLSAALADKGFIREFALTSVERGWLNSAVFWSYGIFQMPMGWLVDRYGVKWPYAVCFVVWCLAAAATGLVTSMSALIVMRLLIGVAEAVVVPATYRYLANNFEETRKGTALGIFSIGGKMGPALGAPMAAWMIVAYSWNAMFVVTGLAGLFWLVPWLLVVRNDYPSKDELAAAMRRACAVPLGNLLSSPVVWGGLVNNFCYSYFAFYCMTWMPAYLVEQRGLSLRQSGLYTFFSFAGIAIVAAVAGWAADRLIARGQDAVFVRKCFIVAGFAGGTTVLLGAAAPSPGLALFWNVLSLSLLGLVTANNLALCKLTLIPKQAVGLNTGLQQVATSLAGGVSASLSGWLLHLGGSYAWPMRAIFLFLVLGAASTILLMRRKWAPKVNDMSEVLGHDGAPDAVSGTVGPRGGVGDE
- a CDS encoding porin — encoded protein: MKKTAAAICGAASACAFHVAHAQSSVTLYGIIDNGIEYRTAASGTVVRAVSGGLFASRYGLKGSEDIGGGLRINFQLEQGFSGVTGAAANSAEAFNRQAWVGISGSFGEARFGLQNTPQYVFMNPELDPVAVQSLGSPMNSFNSLTIRVNNAISYFTPTLYGLSGQFMVAMRDSTTKPANGFQFYNAALRYVNGPLRLAAGYEQAANAAGTSILKIFNAGASVGVGAARLYLAYHNERQTDNSVKRDVYEVSGSYSFTPADQLSLMYGYAHDRLGQGNNAQQIGLTYSYSLSKRTTLYGSAGFLQNRNQARFTLNGTGYTGLAVTPGANTRGVILGMLHRF